GCAAATCGGCATCATGACTAATCTTGATGTAGATGCACTGGCTCGCTTTTTATATGCCCGAAAGATGTATATAAAAGTCACAGATGCTTTACTAGAAACGGAATTGACAGTACAGCGCAAACAAGCAATTCATGATGAAGACGGGGCTGTAATTGACATGAACGAATGGGAGGAAGCAAACGCAGCTTATTCAGATTTATTGATTAACCAAGATAAATTATTTAAGCAATGTAGATCAGCAGCAAGTGATCTGGGCCTTACTATTGCCTCTCGTTGCAAGCTTGTAATACCAAAGCAGGAGAAGCAGGAGCC
The nucleotide sequence above comes from Brevibacillus laterosporus LMG 15441. Encoded proteins:
- a CDS encoding phage terminase small subunit P27 family, which encodes MARPRQPVDLLLYKGKKNLTKAEIEQRKAQEIKAANDKVKPPNYLPKDLKKEFKKIASELLQIGIMTNLDVDALARFLYARKMYIKVTDALLETELTVQRKQAIHDEDGAVIDMNEWEEANAAYSDLLINQDKLFKQCRSAASDLGLTIASRCKLVIPKQEKQEPSEVEKAFGDL